In Aspergillus flavus chromosome 3, complete sequence, one genomic interval encodes:
- a CDS encoding Alpha/Beta hydrolase protein, which translates to MTYIFGPTKGRCSVNLTSHSKTGWNRCLTATTRSSTVPPATRWSDCSLPKIPRLRIQLALIFSSHPCQLHIPEAAKMRFGYALAGILISIAGANAVTHTPIVSNAEIAYHRNYLYVGGQYVQDNSGGHVFTDQMYVEKLTPTRGVTKEHPIVFIHGQAQTGTNWLNKPDGGSGWASYFLSQGYECYLIDQTFRGRSPWFPSNGTMKTYSAEILQQRFTAAKHYMLWPQAALHTQWNGTGMMGDPVFDTYYASTVEFFGSSTGQQYTMQEAGAALLDLIGRPVVLLSHSQGGLMPWIITDVRPDLVHAIVSLEPTGPPFQEAVFSNTSSRPYGLTDIPLTFEPAVSDPKKDLVRQVIPSNSTTRSPCVIQAEHPEPRKLVNLQKVPTMILTTESSYHAPYDWCTVKFLRQAGVSTEHLQLGEIGIHGNGHMVFMEKNSDQVAGVIQKWIERQ; encoded by the exons ATGACTTACATTTTTGGGCCCACCAAAGGGAGATGTTCAGTTAACCTTACCTCTCATAGTAAAACGGGATGGAACCGGTGTCTCACTGCCACCACGAGGAGCTCCACTGTTCCACCAGCAACCCGATGGTCTGATTGCTCTCTGCCGAAGATCCCCCGTCTTCGCATTCAACTTGCATTGATTTTTTCTTCACACCCCTGTCAACTGCATATTCCAGAAGCAGCCAAGATGCGGTTTGGTTACGCTCTAGCAGGGATCTTGATCTCAATTGCCGGCGCCAATGCTGTGACGCACACCCCCATCGTTTCCAACGCTGAGATAGCCTATCACCGTAATTACCTATACGTCGGGGGCCAGTATGTGCAGGACAACTCAGGCGGACATGTCTTCACGGATCAGATGTACGTGGAGAAACTCACTCCCACGCGAGGTGTGACCAAGGAACACCCGATTGTGTTTATTCATGGTCAAGCGCAAACCGGCACG AACTGGCTGAACAAGCCCGACGGCGGAAGTGGCTGGGCCTCCTATTTCCTCTCCCAAGGCTACGAATGCTACTTGATCGATCAGACCTTCCGTGGCCGCAGCCCCTGGTTCCCAAGCAATGGCACCATGAAAACCTACAGCGCTGAGATCCTCCAGCAGCGATTCACAGCCGCGAAACACTACATGCTCTGGCCCCAGGCCGCGCTGCACACTCAGTGGAACGGTACCGGCATGATGGGTGATCCCGTTTTCGACACCTACTACGCCTCGACTGTGGAGTTCTTTGGATCCAGCACCGGTCAGCAGTACACCATGCAGGAGGCCGGTGCGGCATTGCTGGACCTTATCGGTCGCCCGGTGGTTCTGCTCTCCCACTCGCAGGGAGGCCTCATGCCATGGATCATCACCGATGTGCGCCCGGACCTTGTCCACGCCATCGTGTCCCTGGAACCCACTGGCCCTCCCTTCCAGGAGGCTGTCTTCAGCAACACCTCTTCTCGTCCCTATGGTCTCACAGACATTCCCCTTACTTTTGAGCCCGCCGTTTCGGACCCCAAGAAGGACCTCGTGCGCCAGGTTATCCCCAGCAACTCCACTACGCGTTCCCCTTGTGTCATTCAGGCCGAGCACCCGGAGCCTCGCAAGCTGGTCAACCTGCAAAAGGTGCCTACTATGATCTTGACCACCGAGTCTTCTTACCATGCTCCCTATGACTGGTGCACTGTCAAGTTCTTGCGCCAGGCTGGTGTGTCCACGGAGCATCTGCAGTTGGGTGAGATTGGCATCCACGGTAACGGTCACATGGTTTTCATGGAGAAGAACAGTGACCAGGTCGCGGGAGTGATCCAGAAGTGGATTGAGCGTCAGTAA
- a CDS encoding putative bicyclomycin resistance protein (bicyclomycin resistance protein), producing MTASDIENDANAKVRPPGVYRSKIPYFRMLIDQGAITQDVLHFDYPGSGTEEDPYVVSWIPNDSRNPQLFDFSRKLTITLIVAFSTMIVALTSSAYSGSVGSIVTSFDVSTEVATLGLSLFVLGFAVGPLLWAPISEVFGRQRPFFASFLAMAAFSAGCAGAQNIWSLVILRFFAGAFGSAPLTNAGGTISDMFTARQRGLALSLYAAAPFLGPALGPIIGGFLSMNAGWRWVEGLLAAAGGLVWIMMALAVPETYAPLLLRERAERLSHVTGKVYRSKVELDKGRVALSTLLRRSLSRPLVLLFTEPIVLLFALYIAIIYGTLYMFFAGFPIVYEQGRGWNPGVGGLAFLGIMIGMIIGIIFTLPANMHFIKIQDRLGGFAPPEARLLQCMVGAIAIPISQFWFAWTDYPSIHWIVSIIATAPFGFGVILIYLGVMNYLIDSYTIYAASVLAANTILRSIFGAVFPLITGYIYDGVGIHWGPSIPAFLSLLCTPAPFLFYRYGADIRKRCKFSAESFHYMQKLQENATDRANTETKQPAVQANENSTSETK from the coding sequence ATGACAGCCAGTGATATAGAAAATGATGCGAACGCAAAGGTCCGCCCCCCGGGCGTGTACCGAAGCAAGATCCCTTATTTCCGCATGCTCATCGATCAAGGTGCTATAACCCAGGATGTCCTCCACTTTGACTACCCCGGCTCAGGAACGGAGGAGGATCCATATGTCGTGTCCTGGATCCCAAACGACTCCCGCAATCCCCAGCTCTTCGATTTTAGCAGAAAACTGACCATCACACTGATCGTCGCGTTTTCAACAATGATTGTCGCCTTGACATCGTCGGCATACAGCGGCAGTGTTGGGAGTATTGTTACATCATTCGATGTCAGCACGGAGGTAGCGACCCTGGGACTATCACTGTTTGTCCTAGGGTTTGCAGTGGGCCCCTTACTGTGGGCGCCCATTAGTGAGGTCTTCGGACGCCAGAGACCTTTCTTTGCCAGCTTCCTAGCCATGGCTGCATTTTCAGCTGGCTGTGCTGGCGCTCAGAATATCTGGTCACTAGTGATTCTGCGCTTCTTCGCAGGCGCTTTTGGCTCTGCACCGTTGACCAATGCTGGAGGCACAATATCTGATATGTTTACAGCCCGCCAGCGCGGTCTAGCGCTCAGTTTATACGCTGCTGCACCCTTCTTGGGGCCTGCCCTCGGTCCAATCATCGGTGGGTTCCTGAGTATGAACGCTGGCTGGAGATGGGTGGAGGGCCTTCTGGCCGCTGCTGGAGGACTCGTGTGGATCATGATGGCACTCGCAGTTCCGGAGACCTATGCACCTCTTTTACTACGGGAACGCGCTGAGCGCCTGTCCCACGTCACAGGCAAGGTCTACCGTAGCAAGGTTGAGCTCGACAAAGGCAGAGTGGCGCTTAGTACCTTGCTTAGAAGGTCCCTCTCCAGGCCATTGGTCCTACTTTTTACAGAGCCCAttgtcctcctcttcgccctTTATATCGCCATCATCTACGGTACATTATACATGTTCTTCGCCGGATTTCCCATCGTATATGAGCAGGGTCGAGGCTGGAACCCCGGAGTTGGAGGCCTAGCCTTCCTCGGAATCATGATCGGCATGATAATAGGAATCATCTTCACTCTTCCCGCCAACATGCACTTTATCAAGATCCAGGACCGGCTCGGCGGCTTCGCACCCCCAGAAGCCCGACTTCTCCAGTGCATGGTCGGGGCTATAGCCATCCCGATCAGCCAGTTCTGGTTCGCCTGGACGGACTACCCTTCCATCCACTGGATCGTGAGCATTATCGCCACAGCCCCATTCGGCTTCggcgtcatcctcatctatCTCGGTGTCATGAACTACCTGATCGACTCGTACACCATCTACGCAGCGTCTGTGCTGGCTGCCAACACTATCCTCCGATCTATATTCGGCGCCGTCTTCCCCCTTATTACGGGGTACATCTATGACGGCGTCGGTATCCACTGGGGACCATCTATTCCTGCATTCTTGTCGCTGCTGTGCACCCCCGCTCCGTTTTTGTTTTACCGCTATGGTGCCGATATCCGCAAGCGGTGCAAGTTTTCCGCTGAATCGTTCCATTACATGCAAAAGTTGCAAGAGAATGCGACAGACAGGGCCAACACGGAGACGAAGCAACCAGCCGTGCAGGCGAATGAGAATTCAACTTCAGAAACGAAATAG
- a CDS encoding putative malate/L-lactate dehydrogenase, with the protein MDPQQEKKHITAEDAESFTTKILTANGVPASNATIISKCLVQADLRGVDTHGINRIPSYMERIRQGVLDAKAHPVLNQITPVVAQVDGQNGFGFVAAHMGMARAIEMAREYGIGFVSVKHSNHFGMSAWIVQQALDAGMMSLVFTNSSPALPVWGGREKLMGVSPLACGAPAGKEKPFILDMAPSIAARGKIYKAARRGEKIPADWALDGEGRQTEDPNRALEGVMLPMGGPKGSALAVMMDVFSGVLSGSAFAGHVTGPYDPSKPADVGHFLVAIKPDLFMGLDDFKERMDYLYQRVVGSEKMAGVDRIYYPGEIEQITREERVKTGIPFVQAEIDSLNKEADKVGVEHLVVS; encoded by the coding sequence ATGGACCctcaacaagaaaagaaacacatCACCGCCGAGGACGCAGAATCCTTCACCACAAAAATCCTCACAGCAAACGGCGTCCCCGCCTCAAACGCCACAATAATCAGCAAATGCCTCGTGCAAGCCGACCTCCGGGGCGTAGACACACACGGCATAAACCGGATCCCCTCATACATGGAACGGATCCGCCAGGGCGTGCTGGACGCCAAAGCCCATCCAGTCCTGAACCAGATCACGCCCGTTGTGGCACAAGTAGACGGACAGAACGGGTTCGGGTTCGTGGCGGCGCACATGGGGATGGCGCGGGCGATTGAGATGGCACGCGAGTACGGCATCGGGTTCGTGTCCGTTAAGCATTCGAATCATTTTGGTATGTCGGCGTGGATCGTGCAGCAGGCCTTGGATGCGGGGATGATGAGTCTTGTATTTACGAATTCGTCGCCTGCGTTGCCGGTTTGGGGTGGACGGGAGAAGTTAATGGGGGTCTCGCCTTTGGCGTGTGGGGCGCCGGctgggaaggagaagccTTTTATTTTGGATATGGCGCCTTCGATTGCGGCGCGGGGCAAGATTTATAAGGCTGCTCGGCGTGGGGAGAAGATTCCTGCGGATTGGGCGTTGGATGGCGAGGGGAGACAGACGGAGGATCCGAATCGGGCGTTGGAGGGCGTTATGTTGCCTATGGGGGGTCCGAAGGGGTCCGCGTTGGCGGTTATGATGGATGTGTTTTCGGGGGTTCTGTCGGGGTCGGCCTTTGCTGGGCATGTTACGGGCCCTTATGATCCGTCGAAGCCTGCAGATGTGGGCCATTTCTTGGTGGCTATTAAGCCGGATTTGTTTATGGGGCTGGATGACTTCAAGGAGCGTATGGATTATCTTTATCAGAGGGTGGTTGGATCGGAGAAAATGGCGGGTGTGGACCGGATTTACTATCCTGGGGAGATTGAACAGATTACGCGTGAGGAGAGAGTGAAGACGGGGATTCCTTTCGTTCAGGCTGAAATTGATTCTTTGAATAAGGAGGCGGATAAGGTTGGCGTGGAACATCTTGTCGTGTCATAG
- a CDS encoding malate dehydrogenase has translation MLFINVLLVFLAILHAEASPSLPDLATTFSQISSYLDNAHVSNCSVAKTELPLHALLPGPNPNLRLKYVTVGRGTQNYTCQEDSNTTAPQAVGAVATLLDVSCLAAYNPALLHNFTPVVRAVDSGTLPFLALLSSQLSSPATKFIVGKHEFNAAGQPVFDLRLAGGSDWMATKRNASSAAPDDNTVNVPWLKLTSVNGTGVTEVYRLYTVGGQPPTNCQKRKGTFQVEYSAEYWFYG, from the exons ATGTTGTTCATCAACGTACTCCTCGTCTTTCTTGCCATACTCCATGCCGAAGCATCACCTTCCCTTCCCGACCTCGCTACCACGTTCTCCCAGATCTCCTCCTACCTCGACAACGCCCACGTTTCCAACTGCTCTGTCGCCAAAACCGAGCTTCCACTTCATGCATTGCTCCCTGGCCCCAATCCAAACCTCCGTCTCAAATACGTCACGGTGGGCCGAGGAACTCAAAACTACACTTGCCAGGAAGACTCCAACACTACAGCGCCCCAGGCAGTGGGTGCCGTTGCAACGCTGCTCGATGTTTCCTGCCTCGCTGCGTACAATCCAGCACTTCTCCATAACTTCACCCCTGTCGTGAGAGCAGTGGATTCTGGGACACTTCCATTCCTTGCCCTGCTTAGCAGTCAGCTCTCCTCGCCAGCTACAAAGTTCATCGTGGGAAAACATGAGTTTAATGCTGCTGGTCAGCCAGTTTTCGATCTGCGACTTGCCGGTGGGAGTGACTGGATGGCAACCAAAAGGAATGCGAGTAGTGCAGCACCCGATGATAACACTGTAAACGTGCCTTGGTTGAAGCTCACCTCTGTGAATGGAACTGGTGTCACG GAGGTTTACCGCCTGTATACTGTTGGAGGACAGCCTCCGACTAACTGTCAAAAGCGTAAGGGTACGTTCCAGGTGGAATATTCGGCCGAGTATTGGTTCTACGGTTGA